From a region of the Flavobacterium branchiarum genome:
- a CDS encoding serine hydrolase domain-containing protein codes for MKKILKLLVLLLVVIIIYFRFTTYPKLDLISGFTSKSIASCHFIDNRTLESIEQGDNDIPLLNLATSKINEEGKFAISNVYGLKERKAIYREGIGATLINDNFDTSKPYLVPKRTKLVNDLPFPYGDKEPKDTVFATVDYAKLEKAVVNAFDVAGEKNKRTRSVLVLYKDKLIAEKYDTGFSKNSKLLGWSMTKSITGTMFGVLQKQKKFDIYKPAPIAEWQNDERKIITTNDLLHMNSGLEWVENYNTICDATIMLFESEDMAKVQLEKPALFKPDTHWNYSSGTSNLLSAILRKQFKTHQEYLDFWYAALIDKIGMNSTVIETDMVGNYVGSSYAWATTRDWSKFGLLYLHKGNWQGEQILDESWVKYVSTPTNTSKGDYGAQFWLNAGGKYKDAPKDMFYCSGFQGQKVFIIPSLDLVIVRMGLTDDLDFNFNTFLKEIVSSIK; via the coding sequence ATGAAAAAAATCTTAAAATTACTTGTTCTTCTTCTGGTTGTCATAATTATTTATTTCAGATTTACTACTTATCCCAAACTTGATTTAATTTCTGGCTTCACCTCAAAAAGTATTGCTTCGTGTCATTTTATAGATAATCGGACTCTGGAATCAATAGAACAAGGAGATAATGATATTCCTTTGCTTAACTTGGCAACTAGTAAGATTAATGAAGAAGGGAAATTTGCAATATCTAATGTTTATGGGTTAAAAGAACGTAAAGCAATTTATAGAGAGGGGATTGGCGCTACTTTAATTAATGATAATTTCGATACATCTAAACCGTACTTGGTTCCCAAAAGAACAAAATTGGTTAACGATTTGCCTTTTCCTTATGGAGATAAAGAACCTAAAGATACTGTGTTCGCTACTGTTGATTATGCCAAATTAGAAAAAGCGGTTGTAAATGCATTTGATGTGGCGGGTGAAAAAAATAAAAGAACAAGATCTGTTTTAGTATTGTATAAAGACAAACTGATAGCTGAAAAATATGATACAGGATTTTCTAAAAACAGCAAGTTACTCGGATGGTCTATGACCAAAAGTATAACAGGAACAATGTTTGGTGTGCTTCAAAAACAAAAGAAATTTGATATTTATAAACCTGCTCCAATTGCTGAATGGCAAAATGATGAACGCAAAATAATAACTACTAACGATTTGCTTCATATGAATTCTGGTTTAGAATGGGTAGAGAATTACAATACGATTTGTGATGCAACCATTATGCTTTTCGAATCAGAAGATATGGCAAAAGTACAACTAGAAAAGCCGGCTTTGTTTAAACCTGATACACATTGGAATTACTCTTCGGGCACAAGTAATTTGTTGTCCGCTATTTTGAGAAAGCAATTTAAGACACATCAGGAATATCTTGATTTTTGGTATGCTGCTTTGATAGATAAAATCGGAATGAATTCTACTGTTATTGAAACTGATATGGTTGGGAATTATGTGGGGTCTTCTTATGCTTGGGCTACTACTAGAGATTGGTCTAAATTCGGTTTGTTGTATTTGCATAAAGGTAACTGGCAAGGAGAGCAAATTCTTGATGAAAGTTGGGTGAAATATGTATCTACTCCAACCAATACTTCAAAAGGGGATTATGGTGCTCAATTTTGGCTTAATGCAGGCGGTAAGTACAAAGACGCTCCTAAGGATATGTTTTATTGTAGCGGATTTCAAGGACAAAAAGTGTTTATTATTCCGTCTCTAGATTTAGTGATAGTAAGAATGGGTTTAACGGATGATCTTGATTTTAATTTTAATACTTTTTTGAAGGAGATAGTTTCTTCTATTAAGTAG
- the sufD gene encoding Fe-S cluster assembly protein SufD, producing MDLKEKLVSSFMAFEERVDVHTDLHEIRTQAIKNFENKGFPTKKEEAWKYTSLNAILKNDFSVFPKQENAIEFNHVKKYFIHEIDTYKVVFIDGVFSSHLSSTTHDGIDVCLMSSALTKPKYKMIIDKYFNQIANTEDSLTSLNTAFAIEGAYINIPKKKVADKPIEIMYFSTGTETALMVQPRNLVIVGENSHVQIIERHQSLNENPVLTNSVTEIFAQKRAIIDYYKIQNDNSEANLIDNTYVSQQQESHASVHTFSFGGNLTRNNLNFYHFGERLTSTLNGITIIGEKQHVDHYTLVKHSTPNCESFQDYKGIFTDRSVGVFNGKVLVEKIAQKTNAFQKSNNILLSDKASINAKPQLEIFADDVKCSHGCTIGQLDETAMFYMQSRGIPQKEAKALLMYAFSNAVIESIKIPELKKRITTIIASKLGVKMGFDL from the coding sequence ATGGATTTAAAAGAAAAATTAGTATCGTCTTTTATGGCTTTTGAAGAACGTGTAGATGTCCATACAGACCTTCACGAAATCAGAACACAAGCGATAAAAAACTTCGAGAATAAAGGTTTTCCAACCAAAAAAGAAGAAGCTTGGAAATATACATCGTTAAATGCCATCTTAAAAAATGACTTTTCCGTATTTCCAAAACAAGAAAATGCAATCGAATTTAATCATGTAAAAAAATATTTTATACATGAAATAGACACCTATAAAGTAGTATTTATTGATGGTGTTTTTAGTTCGCATTTATCTTCTACAACTCATGATGGAATCGACGTTTGCTTAATGTCTTCGGCATTGACCAAACCTAAGTATAAAATGATAATTGATAAATACTTCAATCAAATTGCTAATACAGAAGATAGTTTAACTTCTCTAAATACAGCATTTGCTATTGAAGGAGCGTATATCAATATTCCAAAAAAGAAAGTTGCTGATAAACCTATCGAGATTATGTATTTCTCAACAGGAACTGAAACAGCACTAATGGTTCAACCAAGAAACTTAGTAATTGTAGGAGAGAATTCTCACGTACAAATTATTGAGCGTCACCAGAGCTTAAACGAAAATCCTGTTTTAACTAATTCAGTTACCGAGATTTTTGCTCAAAAACGTGCCATTATCGATTATTACAAAATCCAAAATGACAATAGCGAAGCTAATTTAATTGACAATACTTACGTTTCACAACAACAAGAAAGTCATGCATCGGTTCACACGTTTTCATTTGGTGGAAATTTAACTCGTAACAACTTGAATTTTTATCACTTTGGTGAAAGACTAACAAGTACATTAAACGGAATAACTATTATAGGTGAGAAACAACACGTAGATCACTATACATTAGTTAAACATTCTACTCCAAATTGCGAAAGCTTCCAAGATTACAAAGGAATCTTCACAGACCGTTCGGTAGGAGTTTTTAATGGAAAAGTATTGGTTGAAAAAATAGCTCAAAAAACAAATGCATTCCAAAAAAGTAACAATATCTTATTAAGTGATAAAGCAAGTATAAATGCTAAACCACAACTAGAGATTTTTGCAGATGATGTTAAATGTTCTCACGGTTGTACAATTGGACAACTAGATGAAACAGCTATGTTCTACATGCAATCACGTGGAATTCCTCAAAAAGAAGCAAAAGCTTTACTAATGTATGCATTCTCAAATGCCGTTATCGAAAGCATCAAAATACCAGAATTAAAAAAACGAATCACCACAATTATCGCTAGCAAATTAGGCGTGAAAATGGGTTTTGATTTATAA
- the sufC gene encoding Fe-S cluster assembly ATPase SufC → MLSIKNLHASIGDKEILKGINIEVKAGEVHAIMGPNGSGKSTLSAVIAGNENYEVTQGDVFLDGEDLADLAPEERAHKGVFLSFQYPVEIPGVSVTNFMRTAINETRKANGQEEMPANEMLKVIREKSELLEIDRKFLSRSLNEGFSGGEKKRNEIFQMAMLEPKLAILDETDSGLDIDALRIVANGVNKLKSDKNAIIVITHYQRLLDYIVPDFVHVLYNGKIVKSGGKELAYELEEKGYDWIKAEN, encoded by the coding sequence ATGTTAAGTATAAAAAACCTTCACGCCTCAATTGGTGACAAAGAAATCCTTAAAGGAATAAACATAGAAGTTAAAGCTGGCGAAGTACATGCCATCATGGGACCAAATGGTTCTGGAAAAAGTACTCTTTCAGCAGTAATTGCTGGAAACGAAAACTATGAAGTAACACAAGGTGACGTTTTCCTTGACGGAGAAGATTTAGCTGATTTAGCACCAGAAGAAAGAGCACACAAAGGTGTTTTTCTTTCATTTCAATATCCAGTAGAAATCCCAGGAGTTAGCGTAACTAACTTTATGAGAACTGCAATCAACGAAACTCGTAAAGCAAACGGTCAAGAAGAAATGCCGGCTAACGAAATGCTAAAAGTAATTCGTGAGAAATCAGAATTATTAGAAATCGATCGTAAATTTTTATCACGTTCTCTTAACGAAGGATTCTCAGGTGGAGAGAAAAAACGTAATGAAATTTTTCAAATGGCTATGTTGGAGCCAAAATTAGCAATCCTTGACGAAACTGACTCAGGTCTTGATATCGATGCATTAAGAATTGTTGCTAACGGTGTAAACAAACTAAAAAGCGACAAAAATGCAATTATAGTTATCACACACTACCAACGTTTATTAGATTATATCGTTCCTGATTTTGTTCACGTTCTTTACAATGGTAAAATTGTAAAATCGGGAGGAAAAGAACTTGCTTACGAGCTTGAAGAAAAAGGATACGACTGGATTAAAGCGGAGAACTAA
- the sufB gene encoding Fe-S cluster assembly protein SufB, with protein sequence MSKYTEDDLKIELETKEYEYGFYTDIESETFPIGLNEDIVRAISLKKEEPQWMTDWRIEAFRAWQEMIEPEWANVHYQKPDFQAISYYSAPKQVDPNKTLDDVDPELLEMYKKLGISVDEQKMMNNVAMDIVVDSVSVATTFKKTLGEKGIIFCPISEAIKEHPELVRKYLGTVVPQKDNFYAALNSAVFSDGSFCYIPKGVRCPMELSTYFRINQAGTGQFERTLVIADEGSYVSYLEGCTAPSRDENQLHAAVVELIALDDAEIKYSTVQNWYPGNKEGKGGVFNFVTKRGLCETNAKISWTQVETGSAVTWKYPSCVLKGDNSVGEFYSIAVTNNFQQADTGTKMIHLGKNTKSTIISKGISAGKSQNSYRGLVQISARADNARNFSQCDSLLMGNNCGAHTFPYIESKNPSAKIEHEATTSKIGEDQVFYCNQRGIPTEKAIALIVNGFSKDVLNKLPMEFAVEAQKLLEISLEGSVG encoded by the coding sequence ATGAGTAAATACACTGAAGACGATTTAAAAATCGAACTCGAAACTAAAGAATACGAATACGGATTTTATACAGATATAGAATCGGAAACGTTTCCTATTGGGCTAAACGAAGATATTGTTCGTGCCATTTCTCTAAAAAAAGAAGAACCACAATGGATGACCGACTGGCGTATTGAGGCTTTTCGTGCATGGCAAGAAATGATTGAACCAGAATGGGCAAATGTACATTATCAAAAACCCGATTTTCAGGCTATCTCTTACTACTCTGCTCCAAAACAAGTAGATCCAAATAAAACATTAGACGATGTCGATCCAGAACTTCTAGAAATGTACAAAAAGTTAGGAATCTCTGTCGACGAACAAAAAATGATGAACAATGTCGCTATGGATATCGTAGTTGACTCTGTTTCTGTTGCTACTACTTTCAAAAAGACATTAGGAGAAAAAGGAATTATTTTCTGTCCGATTTCTGAAGCAATAAAAGAACATCCTGAATTAGTTCGTAAATATCTCGGAACAGTTGTACCACAAAAAGATAATTTTTACGCAGCATTAAATTCTGCAGTTTTCTCTGATGGATCATTCTGTTATATTCCAAAAGGAGTTCGTTGTCCAATGGAACTTTCTACTTATTTCCGAATCAATCAAGCAGGAACTGGTCAATTCGAAAGAACATTAGTTATTGCTGACGAAGGAAGTTATGTATCTTACTTAGAAGGATGTACTGCACCAAGTCGTGATGAAAACCAATTACACGCTGCTGTTGTAGAGCTAATTGCTCTTGACGATGCAGAGATTAAATACTCAACAGTTCAAAATTGGTACCCAGGTAACAAAGAAGGAAAAGGTGGAGTTTTTAATTTCGTGACCAAAAGAGGTTTATGCGAAACTAACGCAAAAATTTCATGGACTCAAGTAGAAACTGGTTCTGCTGTAACTTGGAAATACCCTTCTTGTGTATTAAAAGGAGACAATTCAGTAGGTGAATTTTATTCAATTGCTGTTACCAATAACTTCCAACAAGCAGATACTGGAACTAAAATGATTCATTTAGGAAAAAACACTAAATCAACTATCATATCTAAAGGTATTTCGGCTGGAAAATCACAAAATAGCTACCGTGGATTAGTACAAATAAGTGCTCGTGCAGATAATGCAAGAAACTTTTCGCAATGTGATTCCCTTTTAATGGGGAACAATTGTGGCGCACATACTTTCCCTTATATCGAAAGCAAAAACCCTTCTGCAAAAATAGAACACGAAGCTACAACAAGTAAAATTGGTGAAGACCAAGTATTTTACTGTAACCAACGTGGAATTCCAACTGAAAAAGCAATTGCATTAATCGTAAACGGATTTAGTAAAGATGTTTTAAATAAATTGCCGATGGAATTTGCTGTAGAAGCACAAAAATTATTAGAAATTTCTTTGGAAGGTTCTGTGGGTTAA
- a CDS encoding HesB/IscA family protein: MIKVSDSAKKKIIDLMKDDGFDAAHDYVRVGVKSGGCSGLSYDLKFDKTKGDDDKIFIDNDITIAVEKKSFLYLAGTILEFSGGLNGKGFVFNNPNASRTCGCGESFSL; encoded by the coding sequence ATGATAAAGGTTTCTGATTCTGCCAAAAAGAAAATTATCGACTTAATGAAAGACGATGGTTTTGATGCCGCACATGACTACGTAAGAGTAGGCGTGAAAAGTGGTGGGTGCTCCGGTTTATCATACGACTTAAAATTTGACAAAACCAAAGGGGACGACGATAAAATATTCATAGATAACGACATAACTATTGCTGTCGAAAAAAAATCATTTCTATATTTAGCTGGAACAATATTAGAGTTTTCAGGTGGATTAAACGGAAAAGGTTTTGTATTTAATAATCCAAACGCGAGTAGAACTTGTGGTTGTGGTGAATCTTTTTCTCTATAA
- a CDS encoding MBL fold metallo-hydrolase: MKLYPIESGNFKLDGGAMFGVVPKTIWNKTNPADANNLIDIAARCLLIEDGDRLILIDTGMGDKQSEKFFGYYSLWGNHSIDKSLAKYGFHRDDITDIFMTHLHFDHCGGSVQWNSDKTGYEPAFKNAKYWSNDSHWDWAIKPNAREKASFLSENILPMQESGQLNFIKRPETDFLSTSELGFGIFFADGHTEKQMIPHIQYQDKTIVFCADLLATAGHIPLPYVMGYDTRPLLTMPEKSKFLNAAADNNYYLFLEHDAHNQIITVEHTEKGVRLKNVFICEEIF; encoded by the coding sequence ATGAAGCTTTACCCAATAGAATCAGGAAATTTTAAATTAGATGGAGGTGCCATGTTTGGTGTTGTGCCTAAAACAATTTGGAATAAAACGAATCCTGCCGACGCAAATAATTTGATTGATATTGCTGCAAGATGTTTGCTTATCGAAGATGGCGACCGACTTATTTTGATTGATACAGGAATGGGAGATAAACAGTCAGAAAAGTTTTTTGGCTATTATTCGCTTTGGGGAAATCATTCGATAGATAAATCGTTGGCAAAATATGGTTTTCATCGTGATGATATAACAGATATATTCATGACTCATTTGCATTTTGACCATTGCGGTGGAAGTGTACAGTGGAATTCTGATAAAACGGGTTATGAACCAGCTTTTAAAAATGCTAAATATTGGAGTAACGACAGTCACTGGGATTGGGCAATAAAACCGAATGCTCGTGAGAAAGCTTCTTTTTTGTCTGAAAATATTTTGCCAATGCAAGAAAGTGGACAATTGAATTTTATAAAAAGACCCGAAACAGATTTTCTTTCAACGTCTGAACTTGGTTTCGGAATTTTCTTTGCCGATGGACATACCGAAAAGCAAATGATTCCGCACATCCAGTATCAAGATAAAACGATTGTTTTTTGTGCCGATTTATTGGCAACAGCTGGACATATTCCGTTGCCCTATGTTATGGGATATGATACAAGACCATTATTGACGATGCCTGAAAAATCAAAATTTCTGAACGCAGCAGCTGATAATAATTACTATTTATTTCTAGAACATGATGCACATAACCAGATAATAACAGTAGAGCATACTGAAAAAGGAGTTCGATTAAAGAATGTTTTTATTTGTGAAGAGATTTTTTAA
- a CDS encoding SusE domain-containing protein: MKNLIYLSIISILFISCGGGGEDDPVTPGVVNVAPTVPALTSPADNKLCVDNTVSFKWDKATDANNDAITYQIQISKDNTFAKIDKNFEGADNNTSLVLDKNTAYYWRIKAFDNKGLASAYSTVYKFYTAGDAVVNHLPFAPSLLHPTLNSTLSTATASLKWDATDVDATDILTYDVYFGTTNPPTKKIAENIAAKVLDVTLEPTKEYFWRVIVKDNKGGETVGQVWKFKSN; this comes from the coding sequence ATGAAAAATTTAATATACTTATCAATCATCAGTATTTTGTTTATTTCTTGCGGTGGCGGTGGTGAAGACGATCCTGTAACTCCAGGAGTTGTAAACGTAGCACCTACTGTACCAGCTTTAACTAGTCCTGCTGATAATAAATTGTGCGTAGACAATACCGTTTCTTTTAAATGGGACAAAGCTACAGATGCAAACAATGACGCTATAACCTATCAAATTCAAATTTCAAAAGACAATACTTTTGCTAAAATTGATAAAAATTTTGAAGGAGCCGATAATAACACCTCGCTTGTATTAGACAAAAACACAGCCTATTATTGGAGGATAAAAGCATTTGATAACAAAGGATTAGCAAGTGCTTATTCTACAGTTTACAAATTTTATACCGCGGGAGATGCTGTGGTAAATCATTTACCTTTTGCACCAAGTTTACTGCATCCAACCTTAAACAGCACTCTGAGCACTGCTACTGCTTCCTTAAAATGGGATGCAACAGATGTTGATGCAACAGATATTCTAACTTATGATGTCTATTTCGGAACTACAAACCCACCTACCAAAAAAATAGCTGAAAACATAGCAGCAAAGGTACTTGATGTAACATTAGAACCTACAAAAGAATATTTTTGGAGAGTTATTGTAAAAGACAATAAAGGAGGAGAAACTGTTGGTCAGGTATGGAAGTTTAAATCCAATTAA
- a CDS encoding T9SS type A sorting domain-containing protein gives MKTKLLLLLLLANFTIHAQTNLVPNGNFETWTSSNQPNNWYPFFSGFVSQSTIAQNGKSSTNMMVASGTFTYINSEYFPIQANKTYRVTVYHKTVKGTFSSIDLSLYHKPGTFKEKVTQKSDVTFSTTEWRKIEFEYTSKISENIEVDIWTTGTLNSEILVDNVSVVDIADVPVQYTLIPDVNFEKKLISMGFDSGEVDGKVLTSDIKSLRTLYISGSNISDLTGIQDFTALTTLEVSSNKLTSIDISKNTALESLNCGWNSLATLDISNNLALTDLSCYYNNLKTIDVSKQINLRYLSCGGNGLTSLDINKNINLVNLSCYTNKLTTIDTSKNIYLETIDCIQNQITYLDLSNNTKLRRLECYSNDLTTLNLSKNLNLIYLECQYNALETLDVSKNIALIQFDASHNPTLKEVNLKNGKNTLIKSDKLSLTANPSLTCVLVDDVAYANTNWIKRKDPVAKFSESICSTPEYTLIPDANFEKSLIKKGIDGVEDGKVLTRAINTITTLDLSDYYTNLEIKDLTGIQDFIALENLKLPYNGKGKLTSIDVSKNLKLKVLNCEQNELTSLDVSKNLALTELNVYYNKLTTLDISKNLALTKVNVSYNKLTNIDVAKNLALTELNVTYNKLTTLDVTKNLALTNLHCSAAGSNNENSSQSTLTSLDLSKNIALEYLNASQNKNIKGFDLSNNINLTSISVGYNNLTTIDFTANKKLTYLNCEANLLKTLDLTKHPQLEKLFCGNNDINYLETKALPNLKQLHGERMSLTNIDFSKNPLLEIAYVSDNMLTSLDFSSNPNLKQLICSSNDLMKLNIKNGGNAKFNNSYYNSFANNPNLSCITVDDVTYSNNTWAKYKDASASYNTQCDFSLPSNNYTIESKGESCVNENNGEISITANAKLPYTASINGKPYTFTNNTLTASNLSPGAYNIIISIAGEKYEQSFNVSIAKATTISGTSNITARKVDVEITAGTAPFTVFVDGQAQFQTTDPNFSLDLNKGGLIEVATAKVCEGVFSKRITSLDAIRSLAAYPNPTSGNFEIDVPTNKKEIKIEVYNFGGQLVSTKNYNIEDGKAYLNIENQASGIYAVKIYLDTPEYIKIIKK, from the coding sequence ATGAAAACAAAACTACTTTTATTGCTGTTATTGGCAAATTTTACAATTCATGCACAGACGAACTTAGTTCCCAATGGGAATTTCGAAACCTGGACTTCTTCCAATCAACCAAATAACTGGTACCCTTTCTTTAGTGGCTTTGTTTCACAAAGTACAATCGCACAAAACGGAAAATCAAGTACTAACATGATGGTTGCCAGCGGAACTTTCACGTATATTAATAGCGAATATTTTCCTATACAAGCAAACAAAACCTATCGTGTAACAGTATACCACAAAACTGTAAAAGGAACATTTTCTTCTATCGATTTAAGCCTGTATCACAAACCAGGCACTTTTAAGGAGAAAGTAACTCAAAAATCTGATGTTACTTTTTCTACCACAGAATGGAGAAAAATTGAGTTTGAATACACTTCAAAAATATCAGAAAACATAGAAGTAGATATCTGGACAACAGGAACACTTAATTCTGAAATTTTGGTTGACAATGTATCTGTTGTAGATATTGCAGATGTTCCCGTACAATACACTTTGATTCCAGACGTGAATTTCGAAAAAAAATTAATTTCCATGGGATTCGATTCTGGAGAAGTAGATGGAAAAGTATTGACTAGCGACATTAAATCATTAAGAACCTTATATATTTCAGGTAGCAACATTTCAGATCTTACAGGAATTCAAGATTTTACTGCATTAACTACACTGGAAGTTTCTTCAAATAAATTAACAAGCATAGATATCTCTAAAAATACAGCTTTAGAATCGCTTAATTGTGGCTGGAATTCTTTAGCTACTCTAGATATTTCAAACAATTTAGCATTAACCGACCTATCTTGCTACTATAATAATCTAAAAACTATCGATGTTAGTAAACAGATCAATTTAAGGTATTTAAGTTGTGGTGGAAATGGATTAACCTCTTTAGACATTAACAAAAACATTAACTTAGTCAATTTAAGTTGTTATACAAACAAACTGACCACAATAGACACCTCTAAAAACATTTATTTAGAAACAATTGACTGTATTCAAAATCAAATAACATACCTTGATCTTTCTAACAACACAAAGTTAAGACGTTTAGAATGCTATAGTAACGACCTAACGACTTTAAATTTATCTAAAAATCTAAATTTAATTTACTTAGAATGCCAATATAATGCTTTAGAAACACTAGACGTTTCCAAAAATATAGCATTAATACAATTTGACGCTAGTCATAATCCAACCTTAAAGGAAGTAAATTTGAAGAACGGGAAAAATACCCTTATAAAATCAGACAAGTTATCACTTACTGCAAACCCTAGTTTAACTTGTGTACTTGTTGATGATGTTGCTTATGCTAATACCAATTGGATAAAAAGAAAAGATCCTGTTGCGAAATTCTCTGAGTCAATTTGTTCAACACCTGAATACACATTAATTCCCGATGCAAATTTTGAGAAATCTTTAATTAAAAAAGGGATTGACGGAGTTGAAGACGGTAAAGTACTTACTCGTGCAATTAACACCATTACAACATTAGACCTAAGCGATTATTACACCAACTTAGAAATCAAAGACTTAACAGGAATACAAGATTTTATAGCTCTTGAAAATCTAAAATTACCTTACAATGGAAAAGGTAAGCTAACTAGTATTGATGTTTCTAAAAACCTAAAATTAAAAGTATTAAATTGTGAACAAAACGAATTAACAAGCTTAGATGTTTCTAAAAACCTAGCTTTAACAGAGCTAAATGTCTATTATAATAAATTAACAACTTTAGATATTTCTAAAAACTTAGCTTTAACAAAGGTAAATGTCTCTTATAACAAATTAACAAACATAGATGTTGCTAAAAACTTAGCTTTAACAGAGCTAAATGTCACTTATAATAAATTAACAACTTTAGATGTTACTAAAAATTTAGCCTTGACGAACTTACATTGTTCAGCGGCTGGTAGTAATAATGAAAATTCAAGTCAGAGTACACTAACAAGCTTGGATCTTTCAAAAAATATCGCATTAGAATATTTAAATGCTAGTCAAAATAAAAACATTAAAGGTTTTGATCTATCAAATAATATAAATTTAACCTCTATATCAGTAGGCTACAACAACCTAACAACGATTGATTTTACGGCAAACAAAAAACTAACATACCTTAACTGCGAAGCTAATTTACTAAAAACCTTAGACCTTACTAAACATCCTCAATTAGAAAAATTATTCTGTGGAAACAATGATATAAACTATTTAGAGACTAAGGCATTGCCAAATTTAAAGCAATTGCATGGTGAACGTATGAGCCTAACTAATATAGATTTCAGCAAGAATCCATTATTAGAAATCGCATATGTTTCTGATAATATGTTAACATCTTTAGACTTTTCAAGTAATCCTAATTTAAAACAACTTATTTGTAGTAGTAATGACTTAATGAAACTAAACATAAAGAATGGAGGCAATGCTAAATTTAATAATTCTTATTATAACAGTTTTGCCAACAACCCTAATTTATCTTGCATAACAGTTGATGACGTTACATACTCTAATAATACTTGGGCTAAATATAAAGACGCAAGCGCTAGTTATAACACTCAATGCGATTTTAGCCTTCCTTCAAATAACTATACTATTGAGTCAAAAGGAGAATCTTGCGTTAACGAAAACAACGGTGAAATTAGTATAACAGCAAATGCTAAGTTACCTTACACCGCTAGTATAAATGGAAAACCATACACTTTTACAAACAACACTTTAACTGCTTCTAACCTTAGCCCTGGAGCTTACAATATTATTATCTCAATAGCTGGAGAAAAATACGAACAAAGCTTTAATGTTAGTATCGCCAAGGCAACAACCATTTCTGGAACATCCAACATAACCGCTAGAAAAGTTGATGTTGAAATTACAGCAGGAACAGCGCCTTTCACCGTTTTTGTAGATGGTCAAGCGCAGTTTCAGACAACCGATCCTAATTTCTCTTTAGATTTAAACAAAGGTGGCTTAATAGAAGTAGCAACAGCTAAAGTTTGTGAAGGTGTATTTTCTAAAAGAATTACGTCATTGGATGCTATAAGAAGTTTAGCTGCTTATCCCAATCCAACATCTGGAAATTTTGAAATCGATGTCCCAACGAATAAAAAGGAAATCAAAATAGAAGTTTACAATTTCGGAGGTCAATTGGTTTCTACTAAAAATTATAACATCGAAGATGGAAAAGCATATTTAAATATCGAAAACCAAGCTTCTGGAATTTATGCTGTTAAAATCTATTTAGACACTCCAGAATACATTAAAATTATAAAAAAATAA